TCACATCATTTTAAAGGATTTCTATGAAAGAAAATAAAGAAAATCATAAAATACAATATCCTTGCACTTGGCATTATAGAATCATTGGCTTTGATAAGAAAACCTTACATTTAGCAGCCTTAGAAACAATCAACAAAGAGTTTATCCATACGCCCGGAAAAGAAAGCAGTGGTGGAAAATACCATAGTATAAATATTGAAATACAAGTAGAAAATCAAGAAGAAAGGGATTTAATCTTTCAAGCCTTACAAAAAGATCCTAGGGTAAAATTTGTTTTATAGATTTTTGATTTGCTTTTTCTTTGCAATTCCTTACGCAGTTGCAAATCCTAGCCTAGCTTTGCAATGCTTAAAAGAAAGCTATCCTAATCATACTATCTCAATAACTTTTAGTAAAATCCCAAAACACAACACTTTACAAGAATATGAAAACGCGTTAATAAAAGGAAGCCTAATAGAAAGCTTTGCCTATGTGTATCCCTTGGGATTCCATACTTTAGAACCTTTTAAGGATAGTTCGCGCATTAGAGATTATAGATTTTTAGCTAGTATTTATGGAGAAAATCAAAACGCAGTGGAATCACATTTAAAATCTATGACTTGGATTGACGGAAGTCAAATTCTATTTAATAGTAAAAATGACGCATACAAGGCACTTGAGCGTGTGAAAACTCACTTAGAGCAAGCAATCAAAAAAAATCCAAGCCTTTTAATATATCTACAAAATATCGGTGGCACTTATAAGTGGCGCAAAATCGCCAATACAGATCGCCTAAGCGCACATAGCTTTGGCATTGCCATTGATATTAATGTTGCTAAATCGCGCTATTGGCTTTGGGATTTAAAGCAAAAAACATTTAAAGATTTTACTCCAAAGATTCCATTAGAAATTATCTTGGCTTTTGAACAAGAGGGTTTTATTTGGGGAGGACGCTGGTGGCATTATGATACAATGCATTTTGAATACCGCCCAGAGATTCTTTGCTATGCAAAGGCTTTAAAAGATAGAATCTAATTTTTAATTTTAGATTCCAATTTCAAAGCAAATTCTAGCGTTAGCTTTATATCTAGTTTTGGGGATTGCAAGATTTTTGCATTTTTTAAAAGTTGTTCTGCTACTTTTTTCGTGCTTGCTCCAAGACAAAGCGCGCAAAAACTATCTCTCCAAGTGAAATTTAACAAAAATGCGCGTATATGTGAAGGTGCGCTAAAAACAATTATGGAATCTTTTTGTAACTCTGGTGGATTTTCTAAAATCTTTAAAATATTTTTATAAACAATTATTTCTTGCAATGCGATTCCATTTTCTCTTAAAATTTCTGGAATCTTTGAAGCAATTTTTTCTGCACGCACAAACAAGGGTTTTTTGCCTTTTAATAAGGGAATCAACTCTTGCGCAAACACATCTCCATACGCACTTGAAGCAATAAAATCCGCCTTTAAACCTAATGCTATCAAGGCATTTGCACTTCCTTGCCCTATCACAAAGTTTGGCAAACTCTCCCAAAGATTTTTTAAGCCTTTGGATTGCAAATTTTCATTAAGCGCAATAATTGCGTTTTTGGAAGTAAAAATTAAGGAATCACAAGCTTGTAATTTTTCCTGTAAATTCTCTATAAACTGCGTTTGCAAAGTGATTAAAGGTAAAATCAAAACACGCTTATCTAGCGGCAAATGTGCTAAATTTGGATTTGTTTTTGTGATATAATAGACCATTTTTTATTCTAGCTAATTTTGGCAAATAAAGGCATAAAATGTATATTAAAAACAAAAGTCTAGCCAAACCTGCCCCTTTAAACTCTCTTAATATTAATGATTTTATTGTAATTGATTTACGCTCGCGTGGTTATTTTCTAATTAGCCACATTAAAAGCGCGCTAAATATTGAATCCTTACAACGCATTATTTATATTGCGCAAGAAAATCCACAAAAAAAGATTCTACTTTATTGCCATAGTGGAGCAACAGCAGCAGATTTTGGAACACAGCTTGTAGAAAAAGGATTTAAAAATATTTACTACATTGATGAAAACTATTTTGCCATTAAAAAACATAATATTGCTTTAGAGGGTAAAGGGCTAGAGTAATTAAGCAAATTTTTGCTAGAATTCCGCATTTAACTTCAGTTAGGCAGATAGAGTTATGGAAGAGTTATTTACGCAGTGGCTACAAGATTATGGTTATATTATTTTATTTATTTGGAGCACACTAGAGGGTGAGCTTGGGCTTATAATGGCTGGAATTATGTGCCACACAGGGCATATGACAATCCCTATTGCAATCCTTGTTGCTGGACTTGGAGGGTTTGTAGGCGATCAAATTTATTTTTATATTGGGCGTTATAACAAACAATTTATTTACAAAAAGCTCCAAACACAGCGCAGAAAATTTGCTCTTGCTCATCTGCTTTTACAACGCTATGGCTGGCCCATTATTTTCGTGCAACGCTACCTTTATGGAATGCGCACCGTGATTCCTATGAGCATAGGTGTAACGCGTTATAGTGCTAAAACTTTTGCTTTTATCAATCTCATTAGCGCGTTAATTTGGGCAGGGATTACAATTATTTTAGCGTATTATTTTGGCGAAGAGCTTTTAGCGATTGTGCATTATGCTAAAGAACACTATTACATTGCCATTCCTTTTGCAATCATTCTAGGCGGTGGAATCTACTATTATTTACATAAAGTAACACAGAAAGTTGAAAAAAAGATTATAGGAGAATCAAATGCAAATTCTAGCAAATAGCAAAAAAAGTGATTTAGAAATCATATTAGTTTTTGATAAAAAACTTCCAAAAACTCTAACAAAGACGCAAAAAGACGCGCTAGCGCTTAGGGATTACAAAGGCGAAGGAAGTTGCTTTATCGGGGAGCAGTTTTTTATCGGAGTAGATAGCCATAATTACCCTTTTCCAAACGCCTTGCGTGATGCAGTGGCAAATGCGATTCCAACCATAAAAAAGCTAAATATCGCCACAGCTAGCATTAATATAGAAAATCTACAAAGCGCAAAAGAAGTGTGTGAAGGCTTGCTTTTAGGGGATTACAACTTTGAAACATTTAAAAGCAAAAAGTCTCAAAGTAAGCTAAAAACTATTTATTTGCAATCTAAAAAAATAGATTCCAAAGCTTTGCAAACTATCATCACAGAAGCCGAACATATTTGCTCTAGCATTAATTTTGTGCGCGAGCTTATCAATACTCCTCCAGCAATTGCTACGCCAAAGTATATCGCCAATCTTGCACAAAAAAGAGCAAAAGATTTAAAAATCAACTGCGAAATCTATGATCAAAAGTTTTTAGAAAAAGAAAAAATGGGAGCGTTTCTAGCTGTGGCAAAGGCAAGTGCAAATCCACCTTTTTTGGTGCATTTAACCTATAAACCTAAAGGCTCTAAAAATAAAAAACTTCCAAAAATCGTGCTTGTTGGCAAAGGTTTAACCTATGATTCTGGCGGACTTAGTTTAAAGCCGGGCGATTATATGACTACAATGAAAGCTGATAAAAGCGGAGCTTGCGCTGTGCTTGGAATCTTAGAAGCTGTGGCAAAGCTAGAATTAAATGCTGAAATTCACGGAATCTTAGGATTAGCAGAAAATATGATAGGTGGCAATGCCTATAAACCAGATGATATTTTAATTGCGCGCAATAAAAAAAGCATAGAAGTGCGCAATACAGATGCTGAAGGGCGTTTGGTGCTTGCAGATTGTCTAAGCTATGCAAGCGATTTAAAGCCCGACTTTTTGTTAGATCTTGCTACGCTAACAGGAGCTTGCGTGGTAGCGCTTGGGGATTATAGCACAGGTGTTATGGGATATAATCCAAAGCTTGCAGAATCTTTTAATAAGGCTGCATTTAGCGCAGGTGAGCTTAGTGCGACACTTCCTTTTAATCCCTATTTACGCAAACTTTTCAACTCTGATGTAGCAGATTTATGCAATATTCCCTCAAGTCGCTATGGAAGCGCAATTAGCGCAGGAATGTTTTTAGGCGAGTTTGTGGAAGAATCTTTACATCAAAAGTGGTTGCATTTAGATATTGCAGGACCTGCCTATGTAGAAAAGGCTTGGGGAGTTAATCCCTTTGGCGCAACGGGAGCTGGAGTGCGCGCTGTTGTAGAATTTATCAAACAAAACACAAAGGAATAATATGGGCTTATCCATCGGTATTGTAGGGCTTCCAAATGTCGGAAAATCCACAACTTTTAACGCATTAACCAAAACGCAAAATGCACAATCTGCAAACTATCCTTTCTGCACTATTGAACCAAATAAGGCTATTGTCCCAGTGCCAGATACACGCCTTGATGCGCTAGCTAAAATTGTCAATCCGCAAAAAATCCAACATTCAGTGGTAGAGTTTGTAGATATTGCAGGGCTTGTAAAAGGGGCTAGCAAGGGTGAGGGACTTGGAAATCAATTTCTAGCAAACATTAAAGAAACAGAAGTAATTTTACACATCGTGCGTTGCTTTGAAGATTCCAATATTACGCATGTAGAAGGTGATATTAATCCTTTGCGCGATGTTGAGATTATTGAAACAGAGCTTTTAATTGCCGATATGCAAACTTTGCAAAAACGCGTAGAAAGACTAATTAAAAATGCAAAAAGTGGAACAGATAAGGAAGCAAAAGCACAACTTGAAGTCGCGCAAGCCCTTTTAAAGCACATTGAAGAGGGTAATGCTGTGCGCACATTTAGCAACAAAGACAACGATTATTTTTTGCTTTTGGATAAGGAATTACGCTTTTTGACCAATAAAGATATTATTTATGGTGCAAATGTTGATGAAGATAGCTTAAACACGGACAATTCCCTTGTTACAACACTGAAAGAATACGCTACAAAACAAGGTGCGGAAGTTATCAAGCTCTGCTCTAAAATTGAAGAAGAGCTTGTAGGCTTAAGCGATGAAGAAGCAGCGGAGTTTTTAAAGGAATTAGGCGTGCAAGAGAGTGGCTTAGATGCTATTATTCGCTTAGGATTCCAAAAACTTGGGCTTATTAGCTATTTTACAGCAGGGGTTAAGGAAGTGCGTGCTTGGACGATTCATAAAGGCGATAAAGCACCAGTTGCTGCTGGGGTAATTCACAAAGACTTTGAAAAAGGATTTATCCGCGCAGAAGTTATTGCATATAATGATTTTATTAAATATGGCGGCGAAGCAAAATCCAAAGAAGCTGGCGCAATGCGCGTAGAAGGCAAGGATTATATCGTGCAAGATGGCGATATAATGCACTTTAGGTTTAATGTTTAGTTAGAATCCAAAAAAAAGGATTCTAACTTTTAATGCAATGCTGCGTTTAATTCAATCTTGCGATTAGAACGGAATGCAATCATCTCCCCTGTTTTAGCATTTTGTCTAAAATGCACGCCGTTTTTGCCTGATAAATCTCTCCCTTTATAAAGCCCTGTTGCATTCACTACAAAGCCCGGATTAATCTCGGCAAGCTTCTTTGCTTCTTCTTCTGTGATTTTAAACACGGTCCCAGCAAGAACAGCAATTCCACCATCTACAATACAACCATCACCTAGTGAAATCCCTGTTGAGCTATTCACGCCCAAAAGGCAATTCTTACCAATGCTAATAGGATCACTATTCCCCCCACTTAGCACTCCTAAGATACTAGCACCACCACCAACATCACTACCTTCACCTACAATAACACTTGAGCTAATACGCCCCTCATTCATACACGCGCCCATTGCACCTGCATTAAAATTCACATAGCTAGCCCCGGGCATTTGCGTATAACCACCTGTCCCAAGATACGCTCCAAAGCGCGTTTTTGCCGTATCAAGCAAGCGGATATTATCAAATTGCGGAATCACTTGCATTAAATAGCGCGGAAACTTATCCACAAAATCAATCGCTGGAAACTCCCCGCGCATCTTTAGAGCAATCTCATTATCTCTTAACCAATCAAGCTCATAAGGCACATTGCCACTCCAAGCAACATTGCTAAGAAGCCCAAAGATTCCGTCTAAATACAAACTTCTAAGCGGTGCTTTTCCAAGTGAAAGCGCAAGAAGCTTCATATAGGCTGATTCCACGCTTTTGCATTGCACATCTTCATAAATCGCGCAAAATCTGTAACGAAAATCCCCATTTTCTGTATAAATTCTATCTTCTTGCAAAGCGCGTTGAAGTTCAAGCACAATCGCAACATTTTTATGCGCATTCGGATTGGCTTGTGTTTCTGCAATAAAAGGCGCGAAATCTTTTAATGCTTTAATCACAAACTCTTCTGTAATCCCAAGCACAAGCTCACTTGCGCTATCTTCTAGTACTTCACATTCTTCACGCAATGCTGAAAAAATTGCATAACTGCCAAAATTCTCACCCCAATTTAACACAGGATAAGTCGCCTGCAATACCTTATTGCTCACTACACCAACATCGGCAAAACAGATTCCAAATCCTATAGGCTGCTTATAATTTGGGCTACTTTGGATTGCTTCAACTTTTGCTTTAAATTGATTCATAAAATCTCCTTAATAATTAATATTAAGATTATAACGCATTGTCAATAAAAAACTATAAAATCCGCTATAATTTGCATTTTCAAAGGTTATTTATGGAAAGCTGGATTTTTACTTTAATACTCTGTGTGTGCATTGTTTTGCTAGTTGTGTTTGGATTTGCTTTATGGAGTGGGCAAAAAACAAAGGAATCTAAAAATAATAAAAAAGCGATTCCAACTGCAAAGGAACTTTTAGAGCTTTTGCGAGATAAAAACAACACTTTAGAAGATCTTCAAACATATAGCAACACAGCCTATACATATTATGAACGCTATATGCAAGAAAATAACGATTTTGATTTAGAATTTATTGCGATTCTAACCGCGCATAAAAGCGTCAATGCAAAGCTAATTTTAGAGATAGAGCGTAAGTTTAAAAGTATCAACCCAGCGCGTAAAGCACTGCTTGATCAAGCACTAACGCTAGGTTTAGGACACCGCTAACTATTGCGGTGCTTATAGTCTTCATAGCCATAAGTTTTAAAAAGCTCAAAACTCCCATTTTTTCTAATTACACCAATGCTAGGAAGTGGAATCCCATTAAAAGTATTATTTTTTACAATCGTGTAATGCACCATATCTTCAAAAATGATTCTATCCCCAATTTTTAGCGGTGCTTTAAAACTATAATCCCCAATCACATCACCAGCCAAACAAGTAGGACCGCCAAAGCGATAACTATAAGACTTCTCCCCTTTTAAGCGTAATTTTTCGTTTTTAAAATGCGCTTTTGCAAGGTAGCTATTGCGAACATTTGGACGATAAGGCATTTCAAGACAATCTGGCATATGCGCTGCTGCACTCACATCTAAAATTGCAATATCAATTCCATTTTTTACAATATCAATCACACTTCCAAGCAAAAAGCCACACTGCCAACCCACTGCTTCACCCGGTTCTAAATACACTTCAGTTTTATATTTTTTCTTGAAATCTTTGATGATTTTAACAAGCAAATCCACATCATAATCTTTGCGTGTAATATGATGCCCACCACCAAAGTTTATCCAGCGCATTTGTGGAATTATCTCCCCAAAATGCTTTTCAAAATGCTTCAATGTGCGTTTTAGCGCATCGCTATTTTGCTCACAATGC
The Helicobacter winghamensis ATCC BAA-430 DNA segment above includes these coding regions:
- a CDS encoding HP0495 family protein, with amino-acid sequence MKENKENHKIQYPCTWHYRIIGFDKKTLHLAALETINKEFIHTPGKESSGGKYHSINIEIQVENQEERDLIFQALQKDPRVKFVL
- a CDS encoding M15 family metallopeptidase yields the protein MFYRFLICFFFAIPYAVANPSLALQCLKESYPNHTISITFSKIPKHNTLQEYENALIKGSLIESFAYVYPLGFHTLEPFKDSSRIRDYRFLASIYGENQNAVESHLKSMTWIDGSQILFNSKNDAYKALERVKTHLEQAIKKNPSLLIYLQNIGGTYKWRKIANTDRLSAHSFGIAIDINVAKSRYWLWDLKQKTFKDFTPKIPLEIILAFEQEGFIWGGRWWHYDTMHFEYRPEILCYAKALKDRI
- a CDS encoding uroporphyrinogen-III synthase; protein product: MVYYITKTNPNLAHLPLDKRVLILPLITLQTQFIENLQEKLQACDSLIFTSKNAIIALNENLQSKGLKNLWESLPNFVIGQGSANALIALGLKADFIASSAYGDVFAQELIPLLKGKKPLFVRAEKIASKIPEILRENGIALQEIIVYKNILKILENPPELQKDSIIVFSAPSHIRAFLLNFTWRDSFCALCLGASTKKVAEQLLKNAKILQSPKLDIKLTLEFALKLESKIKN
- a CDS encoding rhodanese-like domain-containing protein, whose amino-acid sequence is MYIKNKSLAKPAPLNSLNINDFIVIDLRSRGYFLISHIKSALNIESLQRIIYIAQENPQKKILLYCHSGATAADFGTQLVEKGFKNIYYIDENYFAIKKHNIALEGKGLE
- a CDS encoding DedA family protein, with translation MEELFTQWLQDYGYIILFIWSTLEGELGLIMAGIMCHTGHMTIPIAILVAGLGGFVGDQIYFYIGRYNKQFIYKKLQTQRRKFALAHLLLQRYGWPIIFVQRYLYGMRTVIPMSIGVTRYSAKTFAFINLISALIWAGITIILAYYFGEELLAIVHYAKEHYYIAIPFAIILGGGIYYYLHKVTQKVEKKIIGESNANSSK
- a CDS encoding leucyl aminopeptidase, whose amino-acid sequence is MQILANSKKSDLEIILVFDKKLPKTLTKTQKDALALRDYKGEGSCFIGEQFFIGVDSHNYPFPNALRDAVANAIPTIKKLNIATASINIENLQSAKEVCEGLLLGDYNFETFKSKKSQSKLKTIYLQSKKIDSKALQTIITEAEHICSSINFVRELINTPPAIATPKYIANLAQKRAKDLKINCEIYDQKFLEKEKMGAFLAVAKASANPPFLVHLTYKPKGSKNKKLPKIVLVGKGLTYDSGGLSLKPGDYMTTMKADKSGACAVLGILEAVAKLELNAEIHGILGLAENMIGGNAYKPDDILIARNKKSIEVRNTDAEGRLVLADCLSYASDLKPDFLLDLATLTGACVVALGDYSTGVMGYNPKLAESFNKAAFSAGELSATLPFNPYLRKLFNSDVADLCNIPSSRYGSAISAGMFLGEFVEESLHQKWLHLDIAGPAYVEKAWGVNPFGATGAGVRAVVEFIKQNTKE
- the ychF gene encoding redox-regulated ATPase YchF, with amino-acid sequence MGLSIGIVGLPNVGKSTTFNALTKTQNAQSANYPFCTIEPNKAIVPVPDTRLDALAKIVNPQKIQHSVVEFVDIAGLVKGASKGEGLGNQFLANIKETEVILHIVRCFEDSNITHVEGDINPLRDVEIIETELLIADMQTLQKRVERLIKNAKSGTDKEAKAQLEVAQALLKHIEEGNAVRTFSNKDNDYFLLLDKELRFLTNKDIIYGANVDEDSLNTDNSLVTTLKEYATKQGAEVIKLCSKIEEELVGLSDEEAAEFLKELGVQESGLDAIIRLGFQKLGLISYFTAGVKEVRAWTIHKGDKAPVAAGVIHKDFEKGFIRAEVIAYNDFIKYGGEAKSKEAGAMRVEGKDYIVQDGDIMHFRFNV
- a CDS encoding 2,3,4,5-tetrahydropyridine-2,6-carboxylate N-succinyltransferase encodes the protein MNQFKAKVEAIQSSPNYKQPIGFGICFADVGVVSNKVLQATYPVLNWGENFGSYAIFSALREECEVLEDSASELVLGITEEFVIKALKDFAPFIAETQANPNAHKNVAIVLELQRALQEDRIYTENGDFRYRFCAIYEDVQCKSVESAYMKLLALSLGKAPLRSLYLDGIFGLLSNVAWSGNVPYELDWLRDNEIALKMRGEFPAIDFVDKFPRYLMQVIPQFDNIRLLDTAKTRFGAYLGTGGYTQMPGASYVNFNAGAMGACMNEGRISSSVIVGEGSDVGGGASILGVLSGGNSDPISIGKNCLLGVNSSTGISLGDGCIVDGGIAVLAGTVFKITEEEAKKLAEINPGFVVNATGLYKGRDLSGKNGVHFRQNAKTGEMIAFRSNRKIELNAALH
- the nspC gene encoding carboxynorspermidine decarboxylase, with protein sequence MQQQIRNLKKTPRPSSLVRNYPQCFKDIPSPCYVLEEEKFEKNLQLLDSVQKRSGAKILLALKGYALWRSFDLAKQYLSGVTASGIYEARLGYEEFGKEVTVFSPSYKLEEMRELVQISNHIIFNSFIQWQTFKDLIDTQNSLRERKGLAKIEVGLRVNPKYSEVTPAIYNPCVEGSRLGITPKEFKKGIKKYGLDGISGLHFHTHCEQNSDALKRTLKHFEKHFGEIIPQMRWINFGGGHHITRKDYDVDLLVKIIKDFKKKYKTEVYLEPGEAVGWQCGFLLGSVIDIVKNGIDIAILDVSAAAHMPDCLEMPYRPNVRNSYLAKAHFKNEKLRLKGEKSYSYRFGGPTCLAGDVIGDYSFKAPLKIGDRIIFEDMVHYTIVKNNTFNGIPLPSIGVIRKNGSFELFKTYGYEDYKHRNS